In Triplophysa rosa linkage group LG18, Trosa_1v2, whole genome shotgun sequence, a genomic segment contains:
- the LOC130568906 gene encoding galanin receptor 2a, with protein sequence MNTSQQIHFSANWKVESIIISVIFSIIFLVGTVGNCLVLAVLIRNGQMNTKTTNLFILNLGLADLCFIVFCVPLQATIYTMDEWVFGPFVCKAVHFIIYLTMYASIFTLAAVSLDRYLAIRYPLRSREMRTPRNALASISLVWALSLFFSSPYLSYYRQMDLDGATLCIPAWNIQHRRAMDVCTFIFGYLIPVLILGITYARTIRYLWTSVDPMQDMSESRKAKRKVTKMIIIVAVLFCICWLPHHLVILCMWFGYFPLNHTTYVLRILSHLVAYTNSCLNPIVYALVSKHFRKGFRKVFGCAFHNRVVNRVHTIQPAQTVSLVEAASSEGSNQSEGSSRGCLWSKSGRKMMTSTFMTFNVT encoded by the exons ATGAACACATCTCAACAGATTCATTTCTCCGCCAACTGGAAAGTTGAGTCGATTATAATATCTGTGATTTTCTCCATCATCTTTTTGGTGGGCACCGTTGGAAACTGCCTCGTGCTCGCCGTTCTCATTCGTAACGGgcagatgaacacaaagacCACCAATCTGTTCATCCTGAATCTTGGCTTGGCGGACCTCTGCTTCATCGTGTTCTGCGTGCCTCTCCAAGCTACTATCTACACCATGGACGAGTGGGTCTTTGGACCCTTCGTGTGCAAAGCTGTGCACTTTATCATCTATCTGACCATGTACGCGAGTATATTCACGCTGGCAGCTGTGTCCCTGGACAG ATATCTCGCCATCCGCTACCCGCTCCGTTCAAGAGAGATGAGAACACCCCGTAACGCTCTGGCCTCCATCAGTCTGGTGTGGGCTTTATCTCTGTTCTTCTCCAGCCCTTATCTCAGCTACTACCGACAGATGGATCTTGATGGAGCCACCCTTTGCATTCCAGCCTGGAACATCCAGCACCGTAGAGCCATGGACGTTTGCACCTTCATATTCGGCTACCTGATCCCAGTCCTCATCCTCGGCATCACCTACGCCCGCACCATCCGCTACCTGTGGACGTCTGTGGACCCCATGCAGGACATGTCGGAATCCCGCAAGGCCAAGCGCAAGGTGACCAAGATGATAATCATCGTAGCTGTGCTCTTCTGCATATGCTGGCTGCCACACCACCTGGTCATCTTGTGCATGTGGTTTGGCTACTTCCCGCTCAACCACACCACCTACGTCCTCCGCATTCTCTCTCACCTGGTGGCTTACACCAACTCTTGCCTCAACCCCATTGTGTACGCGCTGGTGTCCAAACACTTCCGGAAAGGCTTCAGGAAAGTGTTCGGCTGTGCGTTCCATAACCGGGTCGTAAACCGGGTTCACACCATCCAGCCGGCGCAGACGGTGAGCTTGGTGGAAGCGGCTTCGAGCGAAGGCTCCAATCAGAGCGAGGGGTCATCCCGGGGTTGCCTGTGGAGCAAAAGCGGCAGGAAAATGATGACAAGCACCTTTATGACATTTAATGTGACATAA